The following coding sequences lie in one Calidithermus timidus DSM 17022 genomic window:
- a CDS encoding dodecin, with the protein MDKVYKKVELVGSSGESIEKAIETALGRANKTLRNLDWFEVKELRGLIEGGKVKMYQVTLEVGFRLEE; encoded by the coding sequence ATGGACAAGGTTTACAAGAAGGTCGAGTTGGTGGGCTCGAGTGGCGAGAGCATCGAGAAGGCTATCGAAACCGCGCTGGGCCGCGCGAACAAGACCCTGCGCAACCTGGACTGGTTTGAAGTCAAGGAATTGCGTGGGCTGATCGAGGGTGGAAAGGTCAAGATGTATCAGGTGACGCTCGAGGTGGGGTTCAGGCTCGAGGAGTAG
- a CDS encoding MBL fold metallo-hydrolase, translated as MNIAPGIAVIPVPIPYPFKYVNCYLLLGDGAVLVDCALDTPEARPALEAALAQHGLKFADLDRLVLTHHHPDHYGLAGLIEAEGVPVYLLDVELERGHPFWTEPEAMNRTGLELFRRHGVPEEALSNLGREMAKTRSRVHAPRNPRAFREGEVLELAGQRWRVIWTPGHADGHAMLLRESDGVLLAGDHVLERISPNIGVWAYSYPNPLGLYLESLEKAKGLEVSLALPGHYRPLKDFKGRIEELAAHHHERLDYLLGLMNGQPKTCWELSLKLFPGELNTAQRRFAWSETLAHLEYLLQAGRIRKETMGETIVYGV; from the coding sequence ATGAATATCGCCCCTGGCATCGCAGTTATCCCCGTGCCCATCCCCTACCCCTTCAAATACGTCAACTGCTACTTGCTGCTGGGCGACGGGGCGGTGCTGGTGGACTGTGCGCTCGATACCCCCGAGGCCAGGCCCGCCCTCGAGGCAGCCTTAGCACAGCATGGCCTGAAGTTCGCCGACCTGGACCGTCTGGTTCTGACCCACCACCATCCCGACCACTACGGTCTGGCCGGGCTCATCGAGGCCGAGGGGGTGCCGGTGTATTTGCTGGACGTGGAGCTCGAGCGCGGCCACCCCTTCTGGACCGAACCCGAAGCCATGAACCGGACGGGACTGGAGCTCTTCCGCCGGCACGGCGTCCCCGAGGAGGCCCTGAGCAACCTGGGGCGCGAGATGGCCAAGACCCGCAGCCGGGTGCACGCCCCGCGGAATCCCCGCGCCTTCCGCGAGGGGGAGGTGCTCGAGCTCGCCGGTCAGCGCTGGCGGGTGATCTGGACCCCCGGACACGCCGACGGACACGCCATGCTGCTGCGCGAGAGCGACGGCGTCTTGCTGGCCGGAGACCACGTGCTCGAGCGCATCTCCCCCAACATCGGCGTGTGGGCCTACTCCTACCCCAATCCGCTGGGGCTCTACCTCGAGTCGCTGGAAAAAGCCAAGGGGCTCGAGGTCTCGCTGGCCCTGCCCGGCCACTACCGCCCCCTGAAGGACTTCAAAGGGCGCATTGAGGAACTGGCCGCTCATCACCACGAGCGCCTGGATTACCTGCTGGGGTTGATGAACGGCCAGCCCAAAACCTGCTGGGAACTCTCCTTAAAGCTTTTCCCCGGAGAGCTCAACACGGCCCAGCGCCGCTTCGCCTGGTCGGAGACGCTGGCCCACCTGGAGTACTTGCTCCAAGCTGGCAGAATTCGCAAAGAAACCATGGGCGAAACCATCGTCTATGGTGTCTAG